AAAGGTGGACCATACCCAGAGAGAGAACATTATTCAAATCCAACAACTCATCAGGGATTATAACTTTCATAGAAAGGACATTAACGAAATCTGATGAAAACTATTTCCTCTTCCTCTTGTATTCTTCTTCTCTCTATATTCTTCTATTTCATTCCTAAATTCTATTCTAATTCTGTAGTTAGAAATCATACTTATAACACAtctattcttcttctttctaaATTCTTCTATTCATTCCTAAATTCTATTCTAATTCTGTAATTAGAAATCATACTTCTCACACATCTTTGCATGTATGTATAAATCCCTTGACAAGGTTGAAGACTGAATGCCAATTTCACAAGTGAGGGTGgtattttacaaaacaaaattcCCAAAACTCTAGTTTAATAAACAAAAGAATCAACGGGTACTCTACCTACGGGTATCGATAATATCCGACCTCAATGTGATTGATCGTACCCTGAATAAAAAAGTATGAGTTATGGAAAATTATGGGAATACCTCCTGGTACCCGGTATTCGCCACATATTTGACTTTCATCCATTAACTTTAATTGAGCCAATttgtttttattgattaagattgatttagaatttttgaatttttaatatttgttaAACTTGTAGATAAATTATTTATGAatggtttattaaatttgtaatattttttattttatgcaatGATTCTTACCGGGTAAGGGTACCTGCAATTTAAATGGAACGTGTATGAGATTCATGAACTATACCTCTTAGGATAATATCACGGATAcggataataaaaaaataaacaagtaAGAGAATTTGAGATTGACACTACATATAGATACCCTATCCGTTGTCATTCCTAGTTAAAAAGAGACGTAATAATTCACatcttatgtttttatttttcaaatccaGTGGCTATCATGAAAGTGATACTTGATGAAAAATGATCTACTGGCCAACACCCACAAACCGGAGCCAAGTTCTATGTAATTTCATTAAAGGATACTCttataacaaatttatattttttaattcttaTGAACTCATTTCTCCTTCCAAGCTAAGTCATTCATTTCATTTAAATACTATTTCACGTGTCCTTTAATATTTCTCTATATACTTCATCCAAGCAAACTATAAGAcagaatatgaattaaattctATCATTAAAAAGGGATTTATAGGGCACAAATGACATTACATAATTTAATATAACTTACTTTTATTATTCAAGAATAGTTATGTATTGAATCAATGACACATGAAAAGATAAAGGTAGAAATGTAGGCTTAAAAATAGTGAATTGAGTACAAGGACAGTATTGTTAATGAGTAAGcttgaaataaatgattaaTAATATGGCAATGACAAGCGCTGCAATTATTGACCCAATTAAGCATTTGTTCCTATTCATCCTTCTTACCATGCCATTCAGGATCTTCTTGCTTTTTCCAATATTATCATCCACTCCTTGAAgctgaaaaatgatttttttaaaaaaaagaagaagcaacATTAATAAGTAATATTGTCCGAGATAACACAtgaaaataacttttattgagCTTTATCTATCGGTTTAAATTTCGAGTCAATTGATTCCATAACATGGTATCAAAAACTTTTATAGCAAAAGGTCATGACTCCATTTATTGTTGAAATATCAAAACGTACTGTGTTATGGGCTTGGAGGAGAGCTTGGCGTTGTTGATGCAAATCTTGAAGGATTGAGACGCCCAGTTCTTCGGTTTCCAACATTGTTCTTCTACTGTCTTTAATTCTATCAGTAGACTGATTCAGTCTATCTGTTGACATCATTAGTCTTCCTCTTTGACTAGCAGCCACCTGATTCATCATTCACCAACCCAGAATAGAATGGAAGTCatcaaaaattgaaagaaaattaGTTGCACATTTCATATTTGCATGTTATTAGAGGATAATTCCTAACCACTAAACTCTGACATAGTAACAAAATCTCCAGTAAAAATAACATATGGATCATTTAGAGGAAGTCTTCAAGTACTGAAGACAAAAGGTAACTAAAATCATACTGTCTTTTCAAACCACAACTAGAAACAAAAAGGTGCAAGGAAAACTAAAGTTGTGGCACTACATgacttaatgcaagaaagaactgCATATAACTTTAATCAGAATTAGAAATTTTATCAGTTAAAAACATATGGAGGAAAAATAAAACAGTTGAGAATAGTTCAATCAGCATGTAAAACAGAGATGCAAAAAGTTCTTCAATAAACATGAGAAATTTTGGTATCATAAGAAATATCAGCTAAGACTCAAGACTAGTCTTTAGTAAAACCAGGGGACTGCACAAGAATGCTTAAGAAAGTTTCATTCATAGGAACTTGTAACTATTGCCTCTTTATTTGGCAATTATGTTCAAGAATTTTAAACATGCTTTGGTTGTTTATAAAGGATCAATTCATACTTCAACTTGGTAAGCAAGATCAAATAGGTCCAAAATAACCCTTATGTATCAAATTGGTATTTCACCTTGACAACAAGGTAAACAAAAAAAAGTGACATGTCAAACATGTGTCATTTTGGACTAATTTGACTAAAAATGGCAAGTTAAATGACAAAATTGGATTGGAAGTTCTTTTTAGGACTTATTTTAATCTTACTTCCCAAATTTTAGTTCAAATTTATCCTTTATTCGGTTCAGTTGTAAACAGTGAGGAAAACTTGGTTCAGCAGAGATAAGTGTCAAACTGATATACTTGCTAGCTCCTACAGTAAATAACGATTCAAGCAAGAACAATAAGAATCAGCAAGCATACCGTTATTGCATCTTGCTTTCCTGATTCCATCAACTCATCCCTAGCAGCCTGATTGCCATTGACAGAAGTGACTCGTCTAGATTCATTCTTCAAATTGTTCAAATCAGTCTTATACTCTCGTAACTTAGTGAGAAGTATGGTCTTTACATTAGGTGAAAGACTCCTAGCTTCAAGGTCCATCTTTCGAAGCTGAAGAGATTCAGACAAAGATCTCATGGTCTGTAAGAATGAAAATGAAGTCGAAATGTAATCAGAGAATGTGGTTTTTGCATTACCAAAGTGTCAGCTTCATCCAATGCAGCCTTTATTTCAGAAAGCTTCTGCTTCTTGAGCTCTGCCAATAGAGAAAGTACAACATCATGGCCCATAAAAAATTATAGGACTAAACATTTCCTATGAGAAATTCAGTGTCCATGTcctctattttgaaaatataaaagaattatgaAAAAATTGGCTCAGATTTCTGCATGCACCCAAAAGTAGCAGATTTTGCTCTGTGATGCTGTCTCACCTTCCTGAGCAGTTCCCTTTATAGATTTTTGCTACATGGTTTCCTCAATTAGTAAcccatattttaattatatcactTCTTAGAATCCAATAAATTATACAATGGAAGTATCATTGACCGTTGCACCTACATAGAACACTAACTGAAGTAGAATTGCCCATGTATTTACTTGATGCAATTGTATTACATGCATTTTTATGAGCAAGAAATAAATACACAATAGAATCATTGTTAATATTATATTACCATGATGAAATTGCATAAAATCCACTTTTCTAACGAGTGAAATGAATTCAAGAtatgaacataaaaattaaaccaGAGAATGAGTTAGCCGAAAGTCACTTTAAAAGTATAAGCTCGCAATTTCAACTTTAAGCACTTATATAGATGCAAAAATGCTATTATTATTCAGCATAAACCattaaaagaaaaggaagaaagaaagtTTCAATCATCTTGGAGCTGCAAATGGATTCACAGTCTTACTGCAAGCGATCAGTAACAGAATTAGACAGAATTTATCCTGAACACTCAATATATGCAAACTTTGACAAAATTAACAATTGCAAATCATAGTCCTAATGCAATTTGCACACATGAAAGGATTCTTTTGTGTTAGAAAAATTACCTCCATCGAGACCACTGGCTGACGTGCATTTCCGCGACAAATTAGCAGAAAGCTCGCAATATTGGCGCTCATATCCCTCGAAAACCGCACTCATCTCTTTCAGCCTTCTCTATAAATAATGCACAGAAAGGACAAACCATTAAAGCAACTCTGACATAGATGGCATTCTTTGAATGCAATTAAAAAAATGAGCAAAGATTTGTAATACTATTCAGTTTTATGCATATTGGTGTATATCATGCAATAAATCGAGCAATGCGCACCTAACAACGTCGATCTGATAAATGAAGGAAATCTGCTTTTAGCCTAAGGATTCACCAATCTGCTTTTGGGATTTGAAAGCTGGTCTTTCAGATTCGCGGGTTTAGCACTTTCTTGTGGAACCATCTTGGATTTTCGAATTATTACTGCTACCAATCCAAAAAGCTAAAAAATGATACAAACAATCAACTGCATTGTTGCTACCAAACAacaaaaaagtaataaaaacatcaaacaaaaaaaaaggtaataaaaaatcatttgagaaatgatatattttttttattgtaaagcAAAAACTTAGACCATGGAAAGTGAAAAGAATATCACCATCAGTTATGGAATCAACTGTTGTTTCGATTGATTTGCATTGGTTTAACATAATAGTAGCTACAACTTATGGTCCAAACCATGCATTTTGTTGTTTTGTCCTTTCAAGAAATCTATATCATATAAAAACAAACTCAATAACAAACTAACTTACACAGGTCATAATGTTTTACTAGAACTACCATTGTCCTGCTATTCATATCCATTATAATTGGAGTCCTCCAAGCATGTCTTCCTTTTTCTATATTTGCAAATTTACCCAGCAAACCCACGTTCAAAACCCTCCCTAGTGATACAAAGTAAAGAATTAGCCTGTCAATCCATATAAAATGTAACAGTAGGAAGAAGAGGGAAGGtaaggaaaaacctaaaatttAGAAGCAAATGAATAAGAAAGTTAGGAGAAGAAAATCAAAGAATACAAAGGCAAAAAAAATGTAGTTAAAATCGGAGAATAAAATTCAATTATGGAAAAAATTAGGAACAGAAGAACTTACACAGACGATTGAAATAGAAAGGAAACTGTATTTATACAAATAGAACTTCAATTAACagaacacacacaaaaaaaaaaggaattagAAATGAATAAGGAAGCCTAATCGCAAAGAACTGtagatgaggaagatgaagatggGCAGAGAGGGACTCTTTTCTTTCTAAAATGtagctattttttttggttGAATCCTAAAATGTAGCTTAGATGCGTGTTATGGGTTGgagaacaaattaaaaaaattcagttttaaaaataaaaatcagaaaatttataaaaatgacacattatatagtgattttttttttttatctttttaacaAAGTGTTATTTTTGTTCCACCTATTATATATACTAgctttgtatatataaaaaatttcatcaatatttaaatattattaaatatataagttaaaatatatatagtacaatattttaaattaaataaagtaagataattgaatttaataaaataattatacaattttattaaaaaaaagagataAGATACCACCAATTATCAAGTGTTAATTTTAGCGGAGTTTTAATTgagaaatatatttatattctaTTTATACATTACATTGGAGGaacataatttaatttaatataattaagtTCATGCAATACACGATATAATTTgactatttattattattattattttgtattaaatagtaataattttttaaaaatgaaaatattatacaaataaaattaactaaTTACTAAAGAATTTAATATTTTCTATCTTTACAACTCTAGGACGCGTTTTCTTTTCTCTGGCTCTCTTATGCGGCGATCTTGGTCAAAATTTCCTCTTCTCGTGCGGGTGGCGTTTGCCGGCTTGTCCATGGTTCCGATGAGAAGCAGAGACCGGTCACGGTCCGGAAGGGGGTGACGCAGGCAGCGGAGCGAGCGGTTTTAGGGATTGACGGGATTCGCGGGGATTGGGAGGGGATGGACGGATCGGAGAATCGGAGATCCGTGTCTCCGAGATCCTTCGGTGACCCGAGTCGAGCGGCGGCGGAATTTTCTGAGTCGTTGGGAAAGGAGGGAGTGAAGGGTGAGGGACCAAGGGCGGTGTCGGCTGTTGTGGGGGAGACGCTGGGTTTTGTTTTCAATTTGGGAATTTTCTGTGATGAAGGGGGGAAAGGCCAACTTTTGGCTGGGCAGGAAGGAGAGATGCTAGGGACAAGAAGCATCGGTGGTAGGGAGGCAGGCGACAGAGGGGCTATGCCTGCGGAGTGGCTGGGCGCGGCTTCGTGCGCCGCCCAGGCAGGGGGCGGGGCACCTGGGAGCGCTGGCCTAGTCCAGAGTCTAGGAGGCGTGGCTGCCTCCAGAAACCCGGCAGGTGGATTTGTTTCTCCTAGACCTTTAGAAGAATtggcaaataaaaataaatctgaaCCTGGCTTTGGGAGAATTTCGTGGAAGGATACGATCATGGGAGTGGTCGAGGAGGAGCCTTGTGCAAATGAAGTAATTATGGAGGGAGATTCGGAAGAAGTTTTTTCTGATTCTGACGAAGAGGATGGGGATCAGGATGATCCTTTGTGTCCTGTGATCCGGCTTTCCTCAGCTGACAAGCGTGCTCTTAGGGACAAATGGAGGATTTCTTTAATAGTAACGGTTCTTGAtaaaagaattagttttaactattttgctcAAAGGATCCAGGCTCAGTGGGCGAAAAAGGGGAAAGTTAGTTTTACTGACttagaaaatgactactatattattaaatttactcGGGTTGAGGACTATAATGCAGTGATTAATGGAGGTCCgtatattatttctaatcatgTTCTGGCCTTAAGGCCTTAGGTTCccaattttaatcctcatgattgctcGGTAAACAGAATTTTAAcatgggttaggttcccgggcctaccAATTGAGTATTATAATGATGTTTTTCTTAACAAGTTAGGCGGTTTTGTTGGGAAAGTCCATCATGTGGACAAAAATACCATTGGGGCCATTAGAGGCAAGTTTGCAAGAGTGTGTATTGACATTGACCTGGCTAAACCCCTATTGTCTAAATACTGTGTTCATAATAAGGTgtactttattgagtatgaaggcttacataacatttgttTTGAATGTGGTATGTACGGTCATACTTATGAGGGATGTCCTAAAAGGGAAAAGGTTTTAGAAGAGGTGGTGGAGGGAGTTAATGGTAGGGCTGAAGGAGTCCAAGGAGATGGGGGGAATTTTGGCCCCTGGATGGTTGCTAAGAGGTTGCCTAGACGTAGGACTAGACCATCTGTTGTTCAGAATCGTCCTCCTGACATTAGTATCATGTCTACTCTGGCACACCCTATTGCTAATCCGTCAGTTGCTCAAAATCATCTTCCTGTTATTAACAGGAATATGAAGTCTACCCTGCCATTTCCTATTGCTAGTCCAagtgtcaaggagaagcctatcCCCAAATTGCGAGAGGATTCTGGAGTTGCTTCAGGTTTTACTTCAGGAtctagatttggggccctgactATTGAGGAAACCCAAGACTCTGACCAGGTTGACGAGCACATTGATCAAATCATGCCAGGGTTGGAATCTGTTGAACCATCTAAGAAGGTGGTTGAAACTGTTAACCCTCTTTTTGTCTCCAAAGGTGAAGCCCAGGTGAGGTCCCTGGCTCTAGATTCACAAAGGAATAAGAAGattaatgaggttagtattcctagtCACTATGGTGATCCTGGtattgggaaatctatgggagttaacaaaactagtATGAAAAAGTTAAAGGGAAAgcaaaaaagtgtccagaaCACTATGGTTTTTCCAGATAAGAGAGGGCATGCGGGGACCTCGGCTAGGCTcttaggagcccctaataaatacctaGCTTAGGTTTGTAGGTGCGGTCAGTTTTCCTCTAATCCATGGATTTGTTaatttggaatgttagaggtgcggctagcaaggctacccgcatccatgttaatgatttaattaaacaatttaatccttcttgttttgctttaattGAAACTAAGGTTAGTggagagaaagcagatgaggtggttaaaaagtttaggaactggaattgtgttagatcggaggctactggccgagctggtgggatttggcttttctggaagccagatcgtgtTCATTTCGATATtattagcatggataagcagtttattcatagtaaagtgAGTGTTTCTGGTAATAACTCCTTTTTTGTTACCctggtgtatgctgaccctatcttggCCAATCGGAAACGGCTTTGGGAGGCTCTTTACTCTATGAGTGTTAACATTTCTGAGtcttggtttgtggctggtgactttaatgatattgcttttatgagtgatcagagagggggttcGCATCATTATGTTAACTATTGCCTTAACCATAAGAagagtatggatttatgtgggttGTCTGATCTAGGAGCCTCTGGTCACAAGTTCACCTGGAAGCGCAacagtacctttgttcgtttggataaagtTTATGCTAATGTTTCAGCTCAATCCACTTTCCCTGAAGGTTCTATGTTAAatctcccgttccgtcattcggatcactgTCCTATCTTATTCAGGCTGATGAGAGGCAATCGTCCTAAGGGGGAGAGACCTTTCCATTatcaggtggcttgggagtctcatcctaagtttaaggaaTTCGTTCAAGATAATTGGAAGCCTCACTCGAATGTCCTCCAAGCTGCTGAAGGATTCAGAAAGAATGTTCTAGGGTGGAACAAGAAtgtctttgggcatattattaggaggaagaataaattATTAAGTAGAATTGAGGGCATTCAGAGTAGGTTGGAGGTTAGATTCGATCATAGTTTGGATGGTTttctcagaacccttcagaaggagttggaagctgtgctcaggcaggaggagcttctttggtttcaaaaatctAGGAAAGCCTGGATCAGAGATGGGGATCGAAATACcaggtattttcatctctctaccATCATTAGAAGGTAGAggaataggattgatgctattaagaactctaatggtgattgggtttatgaggacGAAGACATTCAGAGTTTGGCCCTGGAGTTCTATAAGGACCTGTTTAGAGAGGAACCTGTTGATCTGGAGAAGGCTCAATCTGTTGCTACTTTTCCCATGGTTGGAGAGGATAGAAGTCTGGAAGCCTTCCGCCCTATTTCCCTGAAAGAAATTGACCAAGCCatttttagtattggggctactaaagctcctgggattgatggtctgcctgctggtttttaccataagcaCTGGGAGGTTGTGAAGGAAGGTATTTATAACTTCATCAAAGGTGTTTTTAATGGTTCTCAGGATATTGGGCTGGTTAACAGAACCCTTCTGGTGCTGATCCCTAAAGTTGAGaagccttcttctttcttacatatgaggcctatcagtctttgtaatgttctctaTAAAACTATTACAAAGATTGTAGCTAATAGAATCTGTTGCATTTTGCATGAGATCATTAGTCAGAATCAAGgaagctttgtgcctggtagacaaatgatggataatgtagtgattgcccaggagatggttcacACTATGAAGATCAAGAAGGGGAAgaaaggtattgtggctcttaagttagatcttgagaaagcctatgatcgcattaactggagctttctgatggagagtctggaaaGAGCTAAGATCCCAGATAATTGGAGAAAGTTAATAAAGGTTTGtatctcttctcctgtttttcaagtgttgattaatggggatatgtcggaggaattctcTCCTGgcaggggtatccgtcaaggggacccaaTGAGCcatttcttatttgttattgcaatggaaagactgtctcacctgatccatgATGCTGTTGAGAGTGGGAAATTCCACCCGGTGGCTATCAATAAGTTCTATCCCCAGgttactcacttattctttgctgatgatgttctGATCTTTatggaaggtaatgaggagcagttaagtattattatggatattcttgattgtttttgttcggcctctggtcagaAGCTAAATGTCCAGAAGTCCaagatgatgtgctctaagaatatgaaccaGAGAGTTTGTAAAAGGTTGAGTGATCTGTCGGGAATTCCTCTAACTAGCTCTCtcgggaagtatctgggtatccccctccatagtgagagagtgtctaaaatgtcttttaaagatactctggataaagctaatatgaaatgtgttggaaattaggctaaggtatagcagcggaaatataaaatttttaacctatttccatttaaccacaagatccgttaaccgttatttcatataaagaaggataagaagaaataccttttagaagttctatctaccgttgcaaatgaagtgcccacaacttcaaaagagatagaaactgtcgaccaatctgcccctatccaaaacagaccttccagacctccgaacgacaatcccttcggtggaaacgtggacgaatatgtctagaagcacCTGTCCAAAAAtagcgacgatccgacggttcaatctccgggaatccgtgaaatcgtgaactgtcctgatgtaggagtagtaaaacgaatttctcccttttgtttgtttttcttcttcgagttcccaaacacgaaataaaacacggaaagattaatttagtatcaaccgttgaatagcaaccaaagtagattgcctctaactaattaacacaagatcaaggataaaagaaataggtgaaaattaattgatcaaacgaaaccgtagagaaatctcgtcctcgaactaggggtgtcaaattttctctctcttggactaggtgaatttcgaaaatcacaagtagggtatggcttgcttggatttcgaaaatttcaagggggaggggtatttataatctcttgtatctaatccctagttagatagaattaggttactgaataggaattcaattcggaatagaattcctaattattatctcactatatatctaatatattaaggataataataataaccttattggataataataggagtattttaatctaattaaaactcctaacttatttatctcttaattaatttaattcataatcctaatctaattaggaataacaaatcaaattaattattcatgtatttaattacatgaatttcgacccccccttggtccatgggccttattgggctcaattgggcttccatcaattaattaacatctatctctcttttaggttccatgtcttatgtgtgacccattaggttcttattgcttctagccgtatgcaacgttattaaattaattttcaaagaattatatttaatctttgcataacggaatgatgtacagagtatgtgattagcaagtccgtaatcattccccaagagctataagaagacaggttgattctgtcgttaacctttccgtattagttacagtataattcgatcctttatcaactacatccttgaactgaatcttatgactatgggtgatgtcaagtcacatatagcgagacgttcgttttacttgtacaggccgagtcaactaaaaaagataggttaagtgaaatctgtatttcttactcttaagctatcaccttgcaaggatttagagtcgagtcttccacaagcgatccatggatgtatctcccatttatcgggagtgataaatgctcaatccaatatataacgacttcgcaattacttcctgtgatacccaacgtctactgttcacaccccagagtcatctctgttaaggatcgtgttacaccagagtcaaagcatcacattccgtaatccagctaaccaattaatattcctttaagtctgaggattagttatacctattaataccaatgagatgaacaggtgacaaggatgaatctacccatcctgttatctcaaatcggatccccaatcctaatgaacaacttttcaccagatctatgtaactgtccagatatctgtatatatgaagcttgtgagatcagctttctgtcggacagaagacattgttacatacaagtctcaacagtgatatgtcaatcccaaacatatcacttgacttggggtggttttaagtttatcagtttactataaagttttgtctcacttcatgcttgtatgaacactttataatcactttaaataaacttacggatttccttttattagactttatttagtgcttaaaagggattgcctttatatagttataaaatatatatctcattaaacaaatgatataaagaacaattcatttatattaagtttgtatcctagaacaattgtctataggacactaaacctcAACAAaatgtgccacgtggaaagcaAAGACTCTCTCTCTCGCTGGCCGTCTTACGTTGATTCAATCTGTCAATTGTGCGactcccaatcacattatgcaggcttgtcatcttCCTGAGCCTGTGCTTAAGGATCTAGATAAAATTAAttgtaggttcctgtggggggaagctgaggAGGGAAGGAAGATCCACCTGGTTCCTTGGAATGAGGTTTGTCAACCAAAAGATAAAggaggtctgggcattaggaaatccaaagataataataaagtcttattaatgaagctcctGTGGCGAATGTGGCAGCTTCCTTCAGCTCTGTGGGTTCAGCTTTTATGTGGTAATATCGGAAGGATAAGGTGTTTAGGGGTCCTAAGTATAGAGTGGCTAGTTGTTCCTTTCTCTAGAAAGGCATTAGTGCGGTTTTTGCTGAATTCTGTTCagggattgggtggaatgtgggtaatggtagGTCCATCAGATTCTGGAAGGATATTTGGATAGGTAAGAAGCCTTTATTGGAGGTTTGTACTTCTTTGCCTCCGTTGGACATTCAGGACTGGAGGATTgcagatgtggtggattctgagggtgagtggatttgggCAAAATTTGATTCCTACCTCAGTCTGGAATCGCTCCTTACTATTAGAGGTGTTCAGATTAGTAGTCAAACTGAGGATAAAGATAGTTACTGTTGGTTTTTGACAAACAACAGGTcctattcttgtaaatctgctTTTCAGCTTTCTATCAGGATTTGGATTCTTCGTCCCCTGGGGTGTGGAAGATGATTTGGGCTTTAAAAGTGTCGTACCGTATTAGAAGTTTCCATTGGCTTGGGGCTaggaataggttgcttactaattcaaATAGAAAAAGGAGGCATCTAGTGGAGTCTGGAGCTTGTTGCAGATGCAGAGGGTATGaagagactttgtgccatgctctcagggACTGTGAGAAAAATTAAAGAGGTTTCGAGGAATATTCTTCCTAGGGAGGTGCTTGTTGGttcctagtaattagttccaaggtgggggggggggggggggttaggaactaatttaACTTTTTCTCGTTCAATTATGCTGACTAGAAGTTATTTtaggagtttgttaactcagcttttggtcagcttggtgagatatgttttaagacatctttagtcagatgttgactaaaggtattttcttgtaagttaggaattgacactcttggaggtcagcttctaactcaacaccacttatttactcaaggtcagctttggcaatttatatgctgagtaaataaagcaaacaacacatgcaatatgagagagagtttagagattactcagtatcacttatcctggttcggcctctctgcctacgtccagtccccagagtcctccgggctttttgaatccaatactgagctctttaacggtagagcacaaaccaattacaaggcagttgaatatgcaagagtaccttcctctatttgtctactcaactcctactaagtgttacaacccagcacctagatttctctaccactgaatgctt
The DNA window shown above is from Euphorbia lathyris chromosome 1, ddEupLath1.1, whole genome shotgun sequence and carries:
- the LOC136232503 gene encoding vesicle transport v-SNARE 13-like encodes the protein MSAVFEGYERQYCELSANLSRKCTSASGLDGELKKQKLSEIKAALDEADTLLRKMDLEARSLSPNVKTILLTKLREYKTDLNNLKNESRRVTSVNGNQAARDELMESGKQDAITVAASQRGRLMMSTDRLNQSTDRIKDSRRTMLETEELGVSILQDLHQQRQALLQAHNTLQGVDDNIGKSKKILNGMVRRMNRNKCLIGSIIAALVIAILLIIYFKLTH